One window from the genome of Cydia fagiglandana chromosome 21, ilCydFagi1.1, whole genome shotgun sequence encodes:
- the LOC134675019 gene encoding ionotropic receptor 75a-like isoform X1, giving the protein MYRCVTFFCAMFLCSSFALSILKDNDIKVIVDVIQSFNKPSDVISNLCWTNTSKKKLTISLTQANKPRSIKFVSALHDNDLVYPEKNIFLIDVSCKGTKAFLNEAASRKYYGRPHRWFIINRPANEVRVPLEIYNMHMLPDSEVYVMQLINNSYSINLMYKIKPNREWIIENYGNWSTENGLTISSHAKEALAVRRRDLARASIATSMVITDNSSFADLEVLQYKQIDPVTKSGYHQLTPLYEFMNASREFILTDQWGYRANGTWYGMVGHLADGTAEIAGAVLFITEERMQHVEYMSHPMASSVKFLFREPPLSYQNNLYLLPFQASVWYCIASFVMVLIVAMYVSAYWEAKKVKDKHKGDDTAVLVPTISDVTIFVMCAISQQGSTVELKGMLGRLMILILFLVFLFLYTAYSASIVVLLQSSSNQIRTLTDLLNSKLELGVEDTPYNRYWFMNEKEPIRRAIYEKKIAPSGSKPKFFDLTEGVLQLQKKPFALNCNLGVAYKVMEKYFYEHEKCGLQEISYLQDDNPWQAVRRGSPYREIFKIGLLRNEEFGLNDRTNRIIYSKKPVCSVRGGSFVSVSLVDCYPILLLLLYGMILGVLLLLVEIFHHRKILNMPCGGGKSQRLLVDTTPHSELSDKMQVAEL; this is encoded by the exons ATGTATAGATGTGTTACATTTTTTTGTGCGATGTTTTTGTGTTCATCTTTTGCTTTATCAATTTTGAAAGATAACGATATAAAAGTGATAGTTGATGTAATTCAATCTTTCAACAAACCATCTGATGTGATTTCAAATTTATGCTGGACGAATA CTAGTAAAAAGAAGTTAACAATTAGTCTGACACAAGCAAACAAACCAAGATCTATAAAGTTCGTAAGCGCCTTACACGATAACGATCTTGTTTAtccagaaaaaaatatattcctgATAGACGTTAGTTGCAAAGGAACTAAAGCGTTTTTAAATGAA GCTGCATCTCGAAAATATTATGGGAGACCTCATAGATGGTTTATAATTAACAGACCAGCTAACGAAGTCAGAGTACCTCTTGAAATATATAACATGCATATGCTACCAGATTCTGAAGTTTATGTCATGCAGTTAATAAATAATAGCTACAGCATTAATTTGA TGTACAAAATAAAGCCGAACCGTGAATGGATAATAGAAAACTACGGAAACTGGTCAACCGAAAATGGTCTCACTATTTCAAGTCACGCCAAGGAGGCGTTGGCCGTGAGACGGAGGGATCTAGCCAGGGCCAGTATCGCCACTTCCATGGTTATTACTGACAACAGCTCCTTTGCTGATTTGGAGGTCTTACA GTATAAGCAAATAGACCCCGTCACAAAAAGCGGCTACCACCAGCTGACTCCACTCTACGAGTTCATGAACGCGAGCAGAGAGTTCATCCTCACGGACCAATGGGGATATCGCGCCAACGGGACTTGGTATGGCATGGTCGGACATTTGGCCGACGGAACAGCAGAAATTGCAG GCGCTGTACTATTTATAACAGAAGAACGTATGCAGCATGTAGAGTACATGTCTCACCCCATGGCATCTTCGGTCAAGTTTTTATTCCGAGAGCCACCACTGTCTTATCAGAATAATTTGTACCTGTTACCGTTTCAAGCTTCTGTATGGTATTGTATAGCATCATTTGTGATGGTACTGATTGTTGCCATGTACGTTAGTGCATACTGGGAGGCGAAAAAGGTAAAAGATAAG CACAAAGGCGACGATACAGCAGTGTTGGTCCCAACTATAAGCGACGTGACGATCTTTGTGATGTGCGCTATTTCTCAGCAAGGAAGCACTGTGGAGCTAAAGG GTATGCTAGGCCGCTTAATGATCCTAATATTATTCCTAGTATTCCTCTTCCTCTACACGGCGTATTCAGCAAGCATCGTGGTCCTGCTGCAATCTAGTTCCAATCAAATACGTACACTCACTGATCTGCTTAACTCCAAACTGGAGCTTGGCGTTGAAGATACGCCTTATAACAGATACTGGTTTATG AATGAGAAAGAACCGATAAGACGAGCAATTTACGAGAAAAAAATAGCTCCGAGTGGATCAAAACCCAAGTTCTTTGATCTGACGGAAGGAGTACTGCAGCTACAAAAG AAACCATTTGCCCTCAACTGTAACTTGGGAGTAGCATACAAAGTGATGGAGAAATATTTCTACGAGCATGAAAAATGTGGTCTTCAGGAAATTTCGTACCTTCAAGATGATAATCCATGGCAAGCAGTTAGAAGAGGGTCACCGTATCGGGAGATATTTAAGATAGG CCTCCTTAGAAACGAAGAGTTCGGCCTAAACGACCGTACCAACCGCATCATTTACTCCAAGAAGCCGGTCTGCTCTGTCCGAGGAGGCAGCTTCGTATCTGTATCACTCGTCGACTGCTATCCTATTCTACTGCTTCTTTTATATGGGATGATACTCGGGGTATTGTTGCTGCTGGTTGAGATATTCCATCATCGGAAGATCTTGAACATGCCTTGTGGGGGTGGCAAAAGTCAGAGGCTACTTGTAGACACTACACCACATTCTGAGCTTTCTGACAAGATGCAAGTAGCTGAACTGTAG
- the LOC134675019 gene encoding ionotropic receptor 75a-like isoform X2: MHMLPDSEVYVMQLINNSYSINLMYKIKPNREWIIENYGNWSTENGLTISSHAKEALAVRRRDLARASIATSMVITDNSSFADLEVLQYKQIDPVTKSGYHQLTPLYEFMNASREFILTDQWGYRANGTWYGMVGHLADGTAEIAGAVLFITEERMQHVEYMSHPMASSVKFLFREPPLSYQNNLYLLPFQASVWYCIASFVMVLIVAMYVSAYWEAKKVKDKHKGDDTAVLVPTISDVTIFVMCAISQQGSTVELKGMLGRLMILILFLVFLFLYTAYSASIVVLLQSSSNQIRTLTDLLNSKLELGVEDTPYNRYWFMNEKEPIRRAIYEKKIAPSGSKPKFFDLTEGVLQLQKKPFALNCNLGVAYKVMEKYFYEHEKCGLQEISYLQDDNPWQAVRRGSPYREIFKIGLLRNEEFGLNDRTNRIIYSKKPVCSVRGGSFVSVSLVDCYPILLLLLYGMILGVLLLLVEIFHHRKILNMPCGGGKSQRLLVDTTPHSELSDKMQVAEL; the protein is encoded by the exons ATGCATATGCTACCAGATTCTGAAGTTTATGTCATGCAGTTAATAAATAATAGCTACAGCATTAATTTGA TGTACAAAATAAAGCCGAACCGTGAATGGATAATAGAAAACTACGGAAACTGGTCAACCGAAAATGGTCTCACTATTTCAAGTCACGCCAAGGAGGCGTTGGCCGTGAGACGGAGGGATCTAGCCAGGGCCAGTATCGCCACTTCCATGGTTATTACTGACAACAGCTCCTTTGCTGATTTGGAGGTCTTACA GTATAAGCAAATAGACCCCGTCACAAAAAGCGGCTACCACCAGCTGACTCCACTCTACGAGTTCATGAACGCGAGCAGAGAGTTCATCCTCACGGACCAATGGGGATATCGCGCCAACGGGACTTGGTATGGCATGGTCGGACATTTGGCCGACGGAACAGCAGAAATTGCAG GCGCTGTACTATTTATAACAGAAGAACGTATGCAGCATGTAGAGTACATGTCTCACCCCATGGCATCTTCGGTCAAGTTTTTATTCCGAGAGCCACCACTGTCTTATCAGAATAATTTGTACCTGTTACCGTTTCAAGCTTCTGTATGGTATTGTATAGCATCATTTGTGATGGTACTGATTGTTGCCATGTACGTTAGTGCATACTGGGAGGCGAAAAAGGTAAAAGATAAG CACAAAGGCGACGATACAGCAGTGTTGGTCCCAACTATAAGCGACGTGACGATCTTTGTGATGTGCGCTATTTCTCAGCAAGGAAGCACTGTGGAGCTAAAGG GTATGCTAGGCCGCTTAATGATCCTAATATTATTCCTAGTATTCCTCTTCCTCTACACGGCGTATTCAGCAAGCATCGTGGTCCTGCTGCAATCTAGTTCCAATCAAATACGTACACTCACTGATCTGCTTAACTCCAAACTGGAGCTTGGCGTTGAAGATACGCCTTATAACAGATACTGGTTTATG AATGAGAAAGAACCGATAAGACGAGCAATTTACGAGAAAAAAATAGCTCCGAGTGGATCAAAACCCAAGTTCTTTGATCTGACGGAAGGAGTACTGCAGCTACAAAAG AAACCATTTGCCCTCAACTGTAACTTGGGAGTAGCATACAAAGTGATGGAGAAATATTTCTACGAGCATGAAAAATGTGGTCTTCAGGAAATTTCGTACCTTCAAGATGATAATCCATGGCAAGCAGTTAGAAGAGGGTCACCGTATCGGGAGATATTTAAGATAGG CCTCCTTAGAAACGAAGAGTTCGGCCTAAACGACCGTACCAACCGCATCATTTACTCCAAGAAGCCGGTCTGCTCTGTCCGAGGAGGCAGCTTCGTATCTGTATCACTCGTCGACTGCTATCCTATTCTACTGCTTCTTTTATATGGGATGATACTCGGGGTATTGTTGCTGCTGGTTGAGATATTCCATCATCGGAAGATCTTGAACATGCCTTGTGGGGGTGGCAAAAGTCAGAGGCTACTTGTAGACACTACACCACATTCTGAGCTTTCTGACAAGATGCAAGTAGCTGAACTGTAG